A single window of Dermacentor albipictus isolate Rhodes 1998 colony chromosome 1, USDA_Dalb.pri_finalv2, whole genome shotgun sequence DNA harbors:
- the LOC139052469 gene encoding U-scoloptoxin(01)-Cw1a-like isoform X2, with the protein MKQYFALAFALVAVAVALPRSKRAAYELPDGVEFLVGSVKTSFTCPAKNGYYADVDNACQIFHVCNVVPKDDGSTEVQQYSFLCGNQTVFNQFSLTCSLPEDAVPCGSSADFFYLNDRIGQEKVNLHDDADLQRAVQVIPRYQQAPFKA; encoded by the exons ATGAAGCAGTACTTCGCCCTAG CCTTTGCCCTGGTTGCCGTGGCTGTTGCGCTACCAAGG TCTAAACGGGCAGCCTACGAGCTTCCGGACGGCGTTGAGTTCCTCGTCGGATCCGTGAAGACCTCCTTCACCTGCCCCGCCAAGAACGGCTACTACGCGGACGTGGACAACGCCTGCCAGATCTTCCACGTGTGCAATGTCGTGCCCAAGGACGACGGCAGCACGGAGGTGCAACAGTACAGCTTCCTGTGCGGCAACCAGACGGTGTTCAACCAGTTCTCGCTGACATGCTCGCTGCCCGAAGACGCCGTCCCATGTGGCAGCTCGGCCGACTTCTTCTACCTCAATGACAGGATCGGCCAGGAAAAGGTGAACCTGCACGACGACGCCGACCTGCAGCGTGCCGTCCAGGTCATCCCCCGGTACCAGCAGGCACCCTTCAAGGCTTGA
- the LOC139052469 gene encoding U-scoloptoxin(01)-Cw1a-like isoform X1 → MRLSLSFTAFALVAVAVALPRSKRAAYELPDGVEFLVGSVKTSFTCPAKNGYYADVDNACQIFHVCNVVPKDDGSTEVQQYSFLCGNQTVFNQFSLTCSLPEDAVPCGSSADFFYLNDRIGQEKVNLHDDADLQRAVQVIPRYQQAPFKA, encoded by the exons ATgcgtctttctctttctttcacagCCTTTGCCCTGGTTGCCGTGGCTGTTGCGCTACCAAGG TCTAAACGGGCAGCCTACGAGCTTCCGGACGGCGTTGAGTTCCTCGTCGGATCCGTGAAGACCTCCTTCACCTGCCCCGCCAAGAACGGCTACTACGCGGACGTGGACAACGCCTGCCAGATCTTCCACGTGTGCAATGTCGTGCCCAAGGACGACGGCAGCACGGAGGTGCAACAGTACAGCTTCCTGTGCGGCAACCAGACGGTGTTCAACCAGTTCTCGCTGACATGCTCGCTGCCCGAAGACGCCGTCCCATGTGGCAGCTCGGCCGACTTCTTCTACCTCAATGACAGGATCGGCCAGGAAAAGGTGAACCTGCACGACGACGCCGACCTGCAGCGTGCCGTCCAGGTCATCCCCCGGTACCAGCAGGCACCCTTCAAGGCTTGA